The Larus michahellis chromosome 9, bLarMic1.1, whole genome shotgun sequence genome contains the following window.
CACAAAGGTGTTATCTAGAGGCAGTTCCTGAATGACATGGTGCTTCTTGGGGGGTACAGGAGTCTCAGGTTTAATTTGAAAGGTAGGCTGCGGAGAAGCAGACTTGTAGTGCTTTGCTAAATCTGGGCTATCAGGCTTAAATGTGGTTGGTGTAGTGGCCCAGTTATATTTTCCCATAGTCTGTTCTTCTAGTTCTACAGGAATGTCTAAAGTGCCATTTATGTGCTCGTGGCCAGGATCATCAGGTTTAGATTCTTCAATAGTCACAAAGTTGAGGAGGAGACTTTTTGGAGAgcgcttcttcttcttcttcttcttctttatcTGCCTGTTCTCTTGGTTTGGGGAAACCCATTCACCACTCTGCTTGTTTTTTTGGACAACCTTGTGCCTAGGCGTCTGGCGGCATCGTACTAAAGCAGTTACAAAAATTACCAGAATAACCGTCATAGTGCCTGCAATAATGGCAATGATGATCTTGACATAATCATTGGTTTGTGGGGTTATCTCACCATCCCCAATATTCTGGCCAATTGGAGTTTCCATGTTCCTGCGCACCAGCTCTTGTACGTAGGAACTGTTGGTAACTGTCTCATTCACAAACAAATGCACAAGCGCTATAGTATAAAGAGACTCCGGCTGTCCTAGGTCATTGACTTTTATCACCAGTCTGTGCAAGCCATGATCTGATGTAATTACCTTCTCTTTCAAAGTAATATTGCCTGTTAATTGGTCAATTGTAAACAAGCCCCTTGAGTTCCCACCTATGATGCTATAGCGGAGCTCTGCATTCATTCCTGTGTCATTATCAACTGCAAAGACTCTAGTAACTACAGACCCTGGAGTGGCTGATGTTGGAACCAACTCATACGAATAATTAGATGAAGGAATAACAAAAACAGGCCTGTTGTCATTTACATCAACAACATTGATGGTCACTTTGGCAGTTGAGGAACGCTGCAGTCTTCCTCCATCCACAGCTTTCACCTGGAAAGTATACGACCCCTGCTGTTCCCTATCAAAGGTAATATTAGGTCTTATTACACCAGTAAGTGGATCTATAATGAAATTATCTCTACCATTTAATATAGAGAGAGTGACTGCAGCATTCTCTCCGGAGTCAGCATCTGTAACTGTGATAAGCCCCACTGTGCCATACATGGGTAAGTTTTCTGGCACATAGAAATTATATTCATTATGTGTGAAAGCTGGGCTGTTATCATTCTGGTCCAGGACAGACACTGTCACAGTAGCATTGGTCTGCAAGGGTGGCATCCCGTTATCCTTAGCCAGCACAGTGAAGGAGTACCTGTCTTGCTTTTCTCTGTCCAGCTTTCTCACTGCTGTGAGAATGCCTGTACGGCGGTCAAGGTTGAAAATAGGGGGCGCATCAGAACCCAGGATATAGCTGATCTCAGCATTGCGCCCACTGTCAGCATCCGTAGCACTTATCTTCGTTAGCTGAGTACCAGGAGCATTGTTTTCAGGGATGGAAAGACCTATGATAGGCTGTGTAAAAACTGGGGAATTGtcattttcatctttaattttgaTCAGGAGCATGGCAGACTGGTTTAAGGGAGGCTTCCCTGAATCTGAAGCCACTATTTTAATGGCATATTCCCTTGTAGCTTCATAATCCAGAAATGTGGCTGTCTCCAGAAGAAACTGATTATCAAACACTGGCTTTAGCCTAAAAGGGACATCATGATCTGTAAAACAAGTAACTTTTCCGTTCAGATCAGCATCCTTGTCCATTACTGTTATCAACGCAATTTTCGTATTAAGGGGAGCCTTCTCAGACAAAAGTACTGTCCCATTCACTGGATTGATGATGTATCTTGTGTCTATTGATGGGACATTGTCATT
Protein-coding sequences here:
- the PCDH11X gene encoding protocadherin-11 X-linked isoform X1 is translated as MDLLSGTYLLAVLLACIVYQSGAQEKNYTVREELPENVLIGNLLKDLNLTLHPDVPLSSPLQFKLVYKTGDVPLVRVEENTGEIFTTANRIDREKLCSGIFSENRCFYEVEVAVLPDEVFRLVKIRFLIEDINDNAPLFPSTVINISIPENTAINSRYSVPSAIDPDIGVNGIQHYELLKPKTAPKRTFGSITNDQGQNVFGLDIIETPEGDKWPQLIVQQILDREQKDTYVMKIKVEDGGSPPRSSTAILQVTVTDVNDNRPVFKENDIEVSVPENAPVGTSVSQLHATDADLGSNAQIHFYFSNQISSLAKRLFAIDNTTGLITIRERLDREESPVHKLTVLASDGSSTPSRATVTVNVTDINDNVPSIDTRYIINPVNGTVLLSEKAPLNTKIALITVMDKDADLNGKVTCFTDHDVPFRLKPVFDNQFLLETATFLDYEATREYAIKIVASDSGKPPLNQSAMLLIKIKDENDNSPVFTQPIIGLSIPENNAPGTQLTKISATDADSGRNAEISYILGSDAPPIFNLDRRTGILTAVRKLDREKQDRYSFTVLAKDNGMPPLQTNATVTVSVLDQNDNSPAFTHNEYNFYVPENLPMYGTVGLITVTDADSGENAAVTLSILNGRDNFIIDPLTGVIRPNITFDREQQGSYTFQVKAVDGGRLQRSSTAKVTINVVDVNDNRPVFVIPSSNYSYELVPTSATPGSVVTRVFAVDNDTGMNAELRYSIIGGNSRGLFTIDQLTGNITLKEKVITSDHGLHRLVIKVNDLGQPESLYTIALVHLFVNETVTNSSYVQELVRRNMETPIGQNIGDGEITPQTNDYVKIIIAIIAGTMTVILVIFVTALVRCRQTPRHKVVQKNKQSGEWVSPNQENRQIKKKKKKKKRSPKSLLLNFVTIEESKPDDPGHEHINGTLDIPVELEEQTMGKYNWATTPTTFKPDSPDLAKHYKSASPQPTFQIKPETPVPPKKHHVIQELPLDNTFVVGCDSLSKCSSSSSDPYSVSECSCQGGFKTPGSIHTRQHTKEMGRPQTPLKETTLEPWTQPQPQRRVTFHLPDGSQESCSDSGLGDHEPTSGAGTSHPLPLGFPQEEYYEQASPNSRTEGDGNSDPESTIEVNLQKALAEASETCTQECLILGHSDNCWMPPSLTQYQQSNTPLPSFGFQQGWGRGARPEGRHTLGRPLPKDDTDKGQGGPRPQFYNTCERHCASEDPVKVIPLANFATSHQAPVSGSSTTFIHEHQL
- the PCDH11X gene encoding protocadherin-11 X-linked isoform X2; its protein translation is MDLLSGTYLLAVLLACIVYQSGAQEKNYTVREELPENVLIGNLLKDLNLTLHPDVPLSSPLQFKLVYKTGDVPLVRVEENTGEIFTTANRIDREKLCSGIFSENRCFYEVEVAVLPDEVFRLVKIRFLIEDINDNAPLFPSTVINISIPENTAINSRYSVPSAIDPDIGVNGIQHYELLKGQNVFGLDIIETPEGDKWPQLIVQQILDREQKDTYVMKIKVEDGGSPPRSSTAILQVTVTDVNDNRPVFKENDIEVSVPENAPVGTSVSQLHATDADLGSNAQIHFYFSNQISSLAKRLFAIDNTTGLITIRERLDREESPVHKLTVLASDGSSTPSRATVTVNVTDINDNVPSIDTRYIINPVNGTVLLSEKAPLNTKIALITVMDKDADLNGKVTCFTDHDVPFRLKPVFDNQFLLETATFLDYEATREYAIKIVASDSGKPPLNQSAMLLIKIKDENDNSPVFTQPIIGLSIPENNAPGTQLTKISATDADSGRNAEISYILGSDAPPIFNLDRRTGILTAVRKLDREKQDRYSFTVLAKDNGMPPLQTNATVTVSVLDQNDNSPAFTHNEYNFYVPENLPMYGTVGLITVTDADSGENAAVTLSILNGRDNFIIDPLTGVIRPNITFDREQQGSYTFQVKAVDGGRLQRSSTAKVTINVVDVNDNRPVFVIPSSNYSYELVPTSATPGSVVTRVFAVDNDTGMNAELRYSIIGGNSRGLFTIDQLTGNITLKEKVITSDHGLHRLVIKVNDLGQPESLYTIALVHLFVNETVTNSSYVQELVRRNMETPIGQNIGDGEITPQTNDYVKIIIAIIAGTMTVILVIFVTALVRCRQTPRHKVVQKNKQSGEWVSPNQENRQIKKKKKKKKRSPKSLLLNFVTIEESKPDDPGHEHINGTLDIPVELEEQTMGKYNWATTPTTFKPDSPDLAKHYKSASPQPTFQIKPETPVPPKKHHVIQELPLDNTFVVGCDSLSKCSSSSSDPYSVSECSCQGGFKTPGSIHTRQHTKEMGRPQTPLKETTLEPWTQPQPQRRVTFHLPDGSQESCSDSGLGDHEPTSGAGTSHPLPLGFPQEEYYEQASPNSRTEGDGNSDPESTIEVNLQKALAEASETCTQECLILGHSDNCWMPPSLTQYQQSNTPLPSFGFQQGWGRGARPEGRHTLGRPLPKDDTDKGQGGPRPQFYNTCERHCASEDPVKVIPLANFATSHQAPVSGSSTTFIHEHQL
- the PCDH11X gene encoding protocadherin-11 X-linked isoform X3 is translated as MDLLSGTYLLAVLLACIVYQSGAQEKNYTVREELPENVLIGNLLKDLNLTLHPDVPLSSPLQFKLVYKTGDVPLVRVEENTGEIFTTANRIDREKLCSGIFSENRCFYEVEVAVLPDEVFRLVKIRFLIEDINDNAPLFPSTVINISIPENTAINSRYSVPSAIDPDIGVNGIQHYELLKPKTAPKRTFGSITNDQGQNVFGLDIIETPEGDKWPQLIVQQILDREQKDTYVMKIKVEDGGSPPRSSTAILQVTVTDVNDNRPVFKENDIEVSVPENAPVGTSVSQLHATDADLGSNAQIHFYFSNQISSLAKRLFAIDNTTGLITIRERLDREESPVHKLTVLASDGSSTPSRATVTVNVTDINDNVPSIDTRYIINPVNGTVLLSEKAPLNTKIALITVMDKDADLNGKVTCFTDHDVPFRLKPVFDNQFLLETATFLDYEATREYAIKIVASDSGKPPLNQSAMLLIKIKDENDNSPVFTQPIIGLSIPENNAPGTQLTKISATDADSGRNAEISYILGSDAPPIFNLDRRTGILTAVRKLDREKQDRYSFTVLAKDNGMPPLQTNATVTVSVLDQNDNSPAFTHNEYNFYVPENLPMYGTVGLITVTDADSGENAAVTLSILNGRDNFIIDPLTGVIRPNITFDREQQGSYTFQVKAVDGGRLQRSSTAKVTINVVDVNDNRPVFVIPSSNYSYELVPTSATPGSVVTRVFAVDNDTGMNAELRYSIIGGNSRGLFTIDQLTGNITLKEKVITSDHGLHRLVIKVNDLGQPESLYTIALVHLFVNETVTNSSYVQELVRRNMETPIGQNIGDGEITPQTNDYVKIIIAIIAGTMTVILVIFVTALVRCRQTPRHKVVQKNKQSGEWVSPNQENRQIKKKKKKKKRSPKSLLLNFVTIEESKPDDPGHEHINGTLDIPVELEEQTMGKYNWATTPTTFKPDSPDLAKHYKSASPQPTFQIKPETPVPPKKHHVIQELPLDNTFVVGCDSLSKCSSSSSDPYSVSECSCQGGFKTPGSIHTRQHTKEMGRPQTPLKETTLEPWTQPQPQRRVTFHLPDGSQESCSDSGLGDHEPTSGAGTSHPLPLGFPQEEYYEQASPNSRTEGDGNSDPESREALQKQLVTP
- the PCDH11X gene encoding protocadherin-11 X-linked isoform X4, whose amino-acid sequence is MDLLSGTYLLAVLLACIVYQSGAQEKNYTVREELPENVLIGNLLKDLNLTLHPDVPLSSPLQFKLVYKTGDVPLVRVEENTGEIFTTANRIDREKLCSGIFSENRCFYEVEVAVLPDEVFRLVKIRFLIEDINDNAPLFPSTVINISIPENTAINSRYSVPSAIDPDIGVNGIQHYELLKPKTAPKRTFGSITNDQGQNVFGLDIIETPEGDKWPQLIVQQILDREQKDTYVMKIKVEDGGSPPRSSTAILQVTVTDVNDNRPVFKENDIEVSVPENAPVGTSVSQLHATDADLGSNAQIHFYFSNQISSLAKRLFAIDNTTGLITIRERLDREESPVHKLTVLASDGSSTPSRATVTVNVTDINDNVPSIDTRYIINPVNGTVLLSEKAPLNTKIALITVMDKDADLNGKVTCFTDHDVPFRLKPVFDNQFLLETATFLDYEATREYAIKIVASDSGKPPLNQSAMLLIKIKDENDNSPVFTQPIIGLSIPENNAPGTQLTKISATDADSGRNAEISYILGSDAPPIFNLDRRTGILTAVRKLDREKQDRYSFTVLAKDNGMPPLQTNATVTVSVLDQNDNSPAFTHNEYNFYVPENLPMYGTVGLITVTDADSGENAAVTLSILNGRDNFIIDPLTGVIRPNITFDREQQGSYTFQVKAVDGGRLQRSSTAKVTINVVDVNDNRPVFVIPSSNYSYELVPTSATPGSVVTRVFAVDNDTGMNAELRYSIIGGNSRGLFTIDQLTGNITLKEKVITSDHGLHRLVIKVNDLGQPESLYTIALVHLFVNETVTNSSYVQELVRRNMETPIGQNIGDGEITPQTNDYVKIIIAIIAGTMTVILVIFVTALVRCRQTPRHKVVQKNKQSGEWVSPNQENRQIKKKKKKKKRSPKSLLLNFVTIEESKPDDPGHEHINGTLDIPVELEEQTMGKYNWATTPTTFKPDSPDLAKHYKSASPQPTFQIKPETPVPPKKHHVIQELPLDNTFVVGCDSLSKCSSSSSDPYSVSECSCQGGFKTPGSIHTRQHTKEMGRPQTPLKETTLEPWTQPQLSNSKVKKLTALRMKFCFPVPDCNCF
- the PCDH11X gene encoding protocadherin-11 X-linked isoform X5 encodes the protein MDLLSGTYLLAVLLACIVYQSGAQEKNYTVREELPENVLIGNLLKDLNLTLHPDVPLSSPLQFKLVYKTGDVPLVRVEENTGEIFTTANRIDREKLCSGIFSENRCFYEVEVAVLPDEVFRLVKIRFLIEDINDNAPLFPSTVINISIPENTAINSRYSVPSAIDPDIGVNGIQHYELLKPKTAPKRTFGSITNDQGQNVFGLDIIETPEGDKWPQLIVQQILDREQKDTYVMKIKVEDGGSPPRSSTAILQVTVTDVNDNRPVFKENDIEVSVPENAPVGTSVSQLHATDADLGSNAQIHFYFSNQISSLAKRLFAIDNTTGLITIRERLDREESPVHKLTVLASDGSSTPSRATVTVNVTDINDNVPSIDTRYIINPVNGTVLLSEKAPLNTKIALITVMDKDADLNGKVTCFTDHDVPFRLKPVFDNQFLLETATFLDYEATREYAIKIVASDSGKPPLNQSAMLLIKIKDENDNSPVFTQPIIGLSIPENNAPGTQLTKISATDADSGRNAEISYILGSDAPPIFNLDRRTGILTAVRKLDREKQDRYSFTVLAKDNGMPPLQTNATVTVSVLDQNDNSPAFTHNEYNFYVPENLPMYGTVGLITVTDADSGENAAVTLSILNGRDNFIIDPLTGVIRPNITFDREQQGSYTFQVKAVDGGRLQRSSTAKVTINVVDVNDNRPVFVIPSSNYSYELVPTSATPGSVVTRVFAVDNDTGMNAELRYSIIGGNSRGLFTIDQLTGNITLKEKVITSDHGLHRLVIKVNDLGQPESLYTIALVHLFVNETVTNSSYVQELVRRNMETPIGQNIGDGEITPQTNDYVKIIIAIIAGTMTVILVIFVTALVRCRQTPRHKVVQKNKQSGEWVSPNQENRQIKKKKKKKKRSPKSLLLNFVTIEESKPDDPGHEHINGTLDIPVELEEQTMGKYNWATTPTTFKPDSPDLAKHYKSASPQPTFQIKPETPVPPKKHHVIQELPLDNTFVVGCDSLSKCSSSSSDPYSVSECSCQGGFKTPGSIHTRQL